A genomic stretch from Leptotrichia sp. HSP-536 includes:
- the rplC gene encoding 50S ribosomal protein L3 produces MILGKKIGMTQIFEDEKLIPVTVIEAGTNFITQIKTEEKEGYNAITLAYGDKKEKNTTKPELGIFKKAGITPKRFLKEFKVANPADFALGQEIKVDILEGIEFVDISGTSKGKGTSGVMKRHNFGGNRASHGVSRNHRLGGSNAGGAASNSNVPKGKKMAGRLGAEKVTVQNLQVIKFDVENSLLLVKGAVPGPKNGYLVIKKSVKKY; encoded by the coding sequence ATGATATTAGGTAAAAAAATCGGAATGACTCAAATTTTCGAAGATGAAAAATTAATTCCAGTAACAGTAATCGAAGCAGGAACTAACTTCATTACACAAATTAAAACTGAAGAAAAAGAAGGATATAACGCTATCACATTAGCATATGGAGATAAAAAAGAAAAAAACACGACAAAACCTGAATTAGGAATATTTAAAAAAGCAGGAATTACTCCAAAAAGATTTCTTAAAGAATTTAAAGTAGCTAATCCAGCTGATTTTGCATTAGGACAAGAAATCAAAGTAGATATATTAGAAGGTATCGAATTTGTTGATATTTCTGGAACTTCAAAAGGTAAAGGGACTTCAGGGGTTATGAAAAGACATAACTTTGGTGGAAACAGAGCTTCACACGGGGTTTCAAGAAATCATAGACTTGGAGGTTCTAACGCAGGAGGAGCTGCATCAAACAGTAATGTGCCAAAAGGTAAAAAAATGGCTGGAAGATTGGGAGCTGAAAAAGTAACAGTTCAAAACTTGCAAGTTATTAAATTTGATGTGGAAAACAGTCTTTTATTAGTAAAAGGTGCTGTTCCAGGACCAAAAAATGGTTATTTAGTTATCAAAAAATCGGTAAAGAAATATTAA
- the rplD gene encoding 50S ribosomal protein L4 translates to MPVLNIYKLDGSQAGTIEINNDIFGIEPNKHVMHEVLVAELAEARQGSASTKTRAEVRGGGRKPFRQKGTGRARQGSTRAPHMVGGGVVHGPKPRNYAKKVNKKVRKLALKSALATKISEGNVIVLDDFALETPKTKTFIDFAKALNFDGVKQLYITNDDTDNIDRDYFLYLSTRNIEKVAAINTRDLSIYWLIKQDKVILTKEALATIEEVLA, encoded by the coding sequence ATGCCAGTTTTAAATATATATAAATTAGACGGTTCACAAGCAGGAACTATTGAAATAAATAATGACATATTTGGAATCGAGCCAAATAAACACGTAATGCACGAAGTTTTAGTAGCAGAATTAGCTGAAGCTAGACAAGGATCTGCCTCAACAAAAACAAGAGCGGAAGTAAGAGGTGGAGGAAGAAAACCTTTTAGACAAAAAGGAACAGGAAGAGCTAGACAAGGATCTACAAGAGCACCACACATGGTAGGTGGAGGAGTAGTTCACGGACCAAAACCAAGAAACTATGCTAAAAAAGTAAATAAAAAAGTTAGAAAATTAGCTTTAAAATCAGCTTTAGCAACAAAAATTAGCGAAGGAAATGTAATTGTATTAGATGATTTCGCATTAGAAACACCAAAAACAAAAACATTTATTGATTTTGCAAAAGCATTAAACTTTGATGGTGTAAAACAATTATATATAACAAATGATGATACTGATAATATAGATAGAGATTATTTCTTATATTTATCAACTAGAAATATTGAAAAAGTTGCAGCAATTAATACAAGAGATTTAAGCATCTACTGGTTAATCAAACAAGACAAAGTAATCTTAACTAAAGAAGCTCTTGCAACTATCGAGGAGGTGCTAGCATAA
- the rplW gene encoding 50S ribosomal protein L23 → MHITDIIKKPVINTEKARNLLENNEYVFIVDRRANKLQIKDAVEKLFNVKVQGVNTLNIKPKNKRFRMSMYKTAAIKKAIVKLKDGETIAAYEG, encoded by the coding sequence ATGCATATTACTGATATTATCAAAAAACCTGTAATTAATACAGAAAAAGCAAGAAATTTATTGGAAAACAATGAATATGTTTTCATAGTAGATAGAAGGGCAAACAAACTTCAAATTAAAGATGCAGTTGAAAAACTATTCAATGTAAAAGTTCAAGGTGTAAATACTTTAAACATTAAACCAAAAAATAAAAGATTCAGAATGTCAATGTATAAAACAGCTGCTATCAAAAAAGCAATTGTTAAGCTAAAAGATGGAGAAACTATCGCAGCTTACGAAGGATAA